The following coding sequences are from one Hyalangium minutum window:
- a CDS encoding efflux RND transporter periplasmic adaptor subunit codes for MRQGPAAQAVTATGVLAAPPGRDVKLGPLVPGRLARLQVSEGDVVRAGQVLGEVETGPVSDEYLQAEATAQEARAATQAAESKRARSEVLLEHGVAAREEVEQARAAEVAARAAEQRARAALDLARRKVGYSEFKAPFAGVVTAVFIRQGEVVDGTSQPVVQVAEIDPLELRAFVTPAQAARIRSGMRATLSVEGLPDAVSHEATGEVLRVSPSINAQNGNVLVRCRFPNPSAELRIGSLGRARIITGEESGAVTVPSTALLPLEDGGLGVAEIEAGKVHLLPVTVLSEEEGQAVVTGPLKGGESVIVEGGYSLPEGTEVEVVR; via the coding sequence GTGCGACAGGGCCCCGCCGCACAGGCCGTGACGGCAACCGGCGTGCTCGCCGCGCCACCGGGCCGGGACGTCAAGCTGGGGCCTCTCGTGCCTGGCAGGCTCGCCAGGCTCCAGGTCTCCGAGGGGGATGTGGTCCGGGCAGGCCAGGTGCTCGGAGAGGTGGAGACAGGGCCTGTGTCCGACGAGTACCTGCAGGCAGAGGCGACCGCCCAAGAGGCCAGGGCCGCCACGCAGGCGGCGGAGTCCAAGCGCGCGAGGTCCGAGGTGCTCTTGGAGCACGGGGTCGCGGCGAGGGAGGAAGTAGAGCAGGCTCGCGCCGCCGAGGTGGCTGCACGAGCCGCGGAGCAGCGCGCCCGCGCCGCTCTCGATCTGGCTCGCCGCAAGGTGGGCTACAGCGAGTTCAAGGCCCCCTTTGCCGGAGTCGTGACGGCCGTGTTCATCCGGCAAGGAGAGGTGGTGGACGGCACCAGCCAGCCCGTCGTCCAAGTGGCGGAGATCGACCCACTGGAACTCCGCGCGTTCGTAACACCCGCACAAGCCGCGCGCATCCGCTCTGGCATGCGTGCGACGTTGAGCGTCGAGGGACTGCCAGACGCTGTCAGCCATGAGGCTACCGGTGAGGTGCTCCGCGTCTCACCCTCCATCAACGCGCAAAACGGCAACGTCCTGGTTCGCTGCCGCTTTCCCAATCCGTCGGCGGAGCTGCGGATCGGCAGCCTCGGCCGGGCTCGCATCATCACGGGCGAGGAGAGCGGAGCGGTGACGGTGCCCTCCACTGCGCTTCTCCCTCTGGAGGACGGTGGGCTGGGCGTAGCGGAGATCGAAGCGGGCAAGGTGCACCTCCTGCCAGTCACGGTGCTCTCGGAGGAGGAGGGTCAGGCGGTGGTGACGGGGCCGCTCAAGGGCGGTGAGAGCGTCATCGTGGAGGGGGGCTACTCGTTGCCCGAAGGGACCGAAGTGGAGGTGGTGCGTTGA
- a CDS encoding TolC family protein: protein MHLASIASLIIVLKSGVLAKAPEELPLKAALAEAAAKAPGVSEARAREAVAQGEVEGARTLAPLAVSLGGGWNDPHWSAGISQRLPIPGARAARVRAAEHGVHSAQGERHASEVQSRAEARRAYFSLLRATQLANTASRALAIAREAEEAAQLRFQTGAAPELDLVQARLARASAEAQLLTQQGEVGALSAELALLLGRDPRRLLQPVSGPPPRLLSLEEILSRASQAPLAQARQADILAAEATLRAARLERWPAPSLGVAAEGEGPRGASVFLRGSLDFEVPVPGLGRGELDRAEASLRVAHVLAADDRQRRLSELVAAHQRLGAALAALERFSADILPATEATERMALESYRAGRSALASLNDARRAATDTRAQAIEASFNAQAAFAALELAAGAALDEN, encoded by the coding sequence ATGCACCTTGCCAGCATCGCATCACTCATCATCGTCCTGAAGAGCGGAGTGCTCGCAAAGGCCCCGGAAGAGCTGCCATTGAAGGCCGCGCTGGCCGAGGCTGCCGCCAAGGCCCCGGGCGTGTCCGAAGCACGCGCCCGGGAAGCTGTGGCCCAGGGAGAGGTGGAAGGAGCCCGGACGCTGGCGCCGCTGGCGGTGTCGCTGGGAGGAGGGTGGAACGATCCCCACTGGTCGGCGGGTATCTCCCAGCGGCTCCCCATCCCCGGCGCACGGGCAGCCCGCGTCCGCGCCGCCGAGCACGGCGTGCACAGCGCCCAGGGTGAGCGGCACGCGAGCGAGGTCCAGTCCCGAGCAGAAGCGAGACGGGCGTACTTCTCGCTGCTCCGCGCCACGCAGCTCGCCAACACCGCCAGCCGCGCGCTGGCGATTGCCCGTGAGGCCGAAGAGGCAGCCCAGCTGCGCTTCCAGACCGGAGCCGCACCAGAGTTGGATCTCGTGCAGGCCAGGCTTGCCCGCGCCTCCGCCGAGGCGCAGCTGCTGACACAGCAGGGAGAAGTAGGGGCACTCTCCGCCGAGTTGGCTCTCCTCCTGGGACGTGATCCTCGCCGCCTGCTGCAGCCCGTGTCTGGCCCTCCGCCCCGGCTCCTCTCGCTCGAGGAAATCCTCTCCCGCGCAAGCCAAGCCCCCCTTGCGCAGGCAAGGCAAGCAGACATCCTGGCCGCGGAGGCAACGCTCCGGGCGGCTCGCCTGGAGCGCTGGCCCGCTCCCAGCCTGGGTGTCGCGGCGGAAGGTGAAGGGCCTCGGGGCGCAAGTGTCTTTCTCCGAGGCTCGCTCGACTTCGAGGTGCCGGTGCCAGGCCTGGGGCGCGGGGAGCTCGATCGGGCGGAGGCCTCGTTGCGCGTAGCCCATGTCCTCGCGGCGGACGACCGCCAGCGCAGGTTGTCGGAACTCGTCGCGGCACATCAGCGGCTCGGCGCGGCCCTCGCGGCGCTCGAGCGCTTCTCGGCGGACATCCTGCCGGCCACCGAGGCCACGGAGCGAATGGCCCTGGAGTCTTACCGCGCCGGACGAAGTGCGCTGGCCTCTCTCAACGACGCCCGGCGCGCAGCCACGGACACCCGCGCACAGGCCATCGAGGCGTCCTTCAACGCGCAGGCTGCTTTCGCCGCGCTGGAACTCGCTGCCGGAGCCGCTCTCGATGAGAACTAG
- a CDS encoding protein kinase domain-containing protein produces the protein MAEVYLGRHIDEDGRRGPAVAVKRLLPHLVSDRRIVQMFLNEARITAQVHHPNVISILELGLADTEPFIAMELLEGRSFAELRAEAAERGQRVPTGVTLRVLVDACRGLDAAHRAVDEAGRPLRIVHRDFTPDNIHVGVNGSIKVIDFGIAKAETLGSGTEPGTLKGKFFYMSPEMIVGNTVDHRADIFAAGVMLYEQLCGRRPFTGLNPEEVLTRIAEGRPKPPTAFDPAVPLALEHICLTALHRDPEARFESLQVFTEAIESVGGQAEVATHEQVAAYVEHLFPLDRDSKRQALQRARSADPSDAGSPGPRIPVDLSRASSLSSSSSRGSTPPAQSPSTAKTLPPGPAMLGPEPATVPANLAAPKSRGRLRVVGAVVLALLMGGAGVAWWLMRPTLSPAERITAAEALSTGKERRSALKGMEEDERATASELARAGELLMEAGEHDAALDLAEAFIRRFPKEADAHLLAARAATELRKGKRAERAIEEATTLAPGDVRPLLTMAALRERQGDVPGALAALSKAYEKRPKDAQITPRYGRLLSHSGKLDEASEVLGTWTKDHGDAESLAELAFVRYRQERVEDAAALLKRALKKSPKLAVAHYYLGAVLFRQGDTAGAERAYREADQLEPQDPRALAARCQMYARRGNEATVAEVKRELASRFPDRAEALAAQCTASD, from the coding sequence ATGGCCGAGGTGTACCTGGGGCGCCACATCGACGAGGACGGGCGGCGCGGCCCGGCGGTGGCGGTGAAGCGGCTGCTGCCGCACCTGGTGTCGGATCGGCGCATCGTCCAGATGTTCCTGAACGAGGCGCGCATCACCGCGCAGGTGCACCACCCGAATGTGATCAGCATCCTCGAGCTGGGGCTGGCGGACACCGAGCCCTTCATCGCCATGGAGTTGTTGGAGGGACGCTCGTTCGCGGAGCTGCGTGCCGAGGCCGCCGAGCGCGGCCAGCGGGTGCCGACGGGGGTGACGCTGCGGGTGCTGGTGGACGCGTGCCGAGGCTTGGATGCCGCGCACCGCGCCGTGGACGAGGCGGGGCGGCCGCTGCGCATCGTCCACCGCGACTTCACGCCGGACAACATCCACGTGGGGGTGAACGGCTCCATCAAGGTGATCGACTTCGGAATAGCCAAGGCGGAGACGCTGGGCTCGGGGACGGAGCCCGGGACGCTCAAGGGCAAGTTCTTCTACATGTCGCCGGAGATGATCGTCGGCAACACGGTGGATCACCGTGCGGACATCTTCGCAGCGGGGGTGATGCTCTACGAGCAGCTCTGCGGCCGGCGGCCCTTCACGGGGCTGAACCCCGAGGAGGTGCTGACGCGCATCGCCGAGGGCCGCCCCAAGCCACCCACCGCGTTTGATCCGGCGGTGCCCCTCGCGCTTGAGCACATCTGCCTGACGGCGCTGCACAGGGATCCGGAGGCGCGCTTCGAGTCACTCCAGGTGTTCACCGAGGCCATCGAGAGCGTAGGAGGCCAGGCGGAGGTCGCCACCCACGAGCAGGTGGCCGCCTACGTGGAGCACCTCTTCCCACTGGACCGTGACTCGAAGCGGCAGGCGCTGCAGCGCGCGCGTTCGGCGGACCCGTCCGATGCGGGCTCACCCGGGCCTCGGATACCGGTGGATCTGTCTCGTGCTTCCTCACTGTCCTCGAGCTCAAGCCGGGGCTCGACACCGCCTGCGCAGAGTCCTTCGACTGCGAAGACCTTGCCTCCCGGGCCCGCCATGCTGGGACCCGAGCCGGCCACGGTGCCCGCCAACCTCGCAGCGCCGAAGTCCCGTGGGCGGCTGCGAGTGGTGGGCGCCGTGGTGCTGGCGCTGCTCATGGGTGGCGCGGGCGTGGCATGGTGGCTGATGCGCCCCACCCTGTCTCCCGCGGAGCGGATCACCGCCGCCGAGGCCTTGTCCACGGGCAAGGAGCGAAGGTCCGCGCTGAAGGGGATGGAGGAGGATGAGCGTGCCACGGCTTCGGAGCTGGCACGGGCGGGCGAGCTGCTGATGGAGGCGGGTGAACACGACGCGGCGCTCGACCTCGCCGAGGCGTTCATCCGGCGCTTCCCGAAGGAGGCGGACGCGCACCTGCTGGCCGCGCGAGCCGCCACCGAGCTGCGCAAAGGCAAGCGGGCCGAGCGAGCCATCGAGGAGGCCACGACACTGGCACCTGGGGATGTGCGTCCCCTGCTGACGATGGCCGCGCTGCGCGAGCGGCAGGGCGACGTGCCGGGGGCGCTGGCGGCGCTATCGAAGGCCTACGAGAAGCGCCCGAAGGACGCGCAGATCACTCCGCGCTACGGGCGGCTGCTCTCGCACAGCGGGAAGCTGGACGAAGCCTCCGAGGTGCTCGGGACGTGGACGAAGGACCACGGCGATGCGGAGTCCCTGGCCGAGCTGGCCTTCGTGCGCTACCGCCAGGAGCGCGTGGAGGACGCGGCGGCGCTGCTCAAGCGGGCGCTGAAGAAGTCCCCGAAGCTGGCCGTAGCCCACTACTACCTGGGCGCGGTGCTCTTCCGGCAGGGAGACACGGCGGGTGCCGAGCGGGCCTACCGCGAGGCGGATCAGCTGGAGCCGCAGGATCCACGAGCGCTGGCCGCCCGCTGCCAGATGTACGCCCGCCGGGGCAACGAGGCCACGGTGGCGGAGGTGAAGCGCGAGCTGGCCTCCCGCTTCCCGGACCGGGCCGAAGCGCTGGCAGCCCAGTGCACCGCGAGCGATTGA
- a CDS encoding amidohydrolase family protein, whose product MGIVLKGGNVVELEPATVERVDLRIEDARVVARGPDVQPQPGDEVVALSGKLVFPGLVSAHHRLHMSLGRGMPEPKLDSYQEALEQVRWKYEGALDLDAVQVAATAGGLEALQCGTTTVFDLHSSPREILGSLTRVARGLHEVGVRGVLSYAVTDRAGAVGREEGLEETVSFAQKAKGRFRGQVGAGQTFTLGGDALEGLKQALSTTGTGLHVPLAEDPLDEKLSVERHGSAPVARLLEAGLLSPQSLVAHAGHLGWGDLAQVISTGTWLVHTPRSNQRLEVGYAPALKFGARATLGADGLSADLFAEAQAAYLRSREAGQPIDVLRYLANGHRLAAQAFGQQVGMLREGALADLLVLDYLPATPLTAENLAWHVVYGLGARHVEAVMVDGIWRVWARRPLSVNPMVVADQAREAAGAVWARMAGK is encoded by the coding sequence GTGGGCATCGTCCTCAAAGGTGGAAATGTCGTCGAGCTCGAGCCAGCCACCGTGGAGCGGGTGGATCTGCGCATCGAGGATGCGCGCGTCGTGGCCCGCGGGCCCGATGTGCAGCCGCAGCCGGGTGACGAGGTGGTGGCGCTGTCGGGCAAGCTCGTCTTCCCGGGGCTGGTGAGCGCGCACCACCGGCTGCACATGTCGCTGGGCCGCGGCATGCCCGAGCCCAAGCTGGACAGCTACCAGGAGGCGCTGGAGCAGGTGCGCTGGAAGTACGAGGGCGCGCTGGATCTGGACGCCGTGCAGGTGGCGGCCACGGCGGGCGGGCTCGAGGCGCTGCAGTGTGGCACCACCACGGTGTTCGACTTGCACTCGTCGCCCCGAGAGATTCTTGGGTCGCTGACGCGGGTGGCGCGCGGGCTCCACGAGGTGGGCGTGCGCGGGGTGCTCTCCTACGCGGTGACGGACCGCGCCGGGGCCGTGGGGCGCGAGGAGGGGCTGGAGGAGACCGTCTCCTTCGCGCAGAAGGCGAAGGGGCGCTTCCGGGGGCAGGTGGGCGCGGGGCAGACGTTCACGCTCGGCGGTGACGCGCTGGAGGGGCTGAAGCAGGCGCTGAGCACCACGGGCACCGGGCTGCACGTGCCGCTGGCGGAGGATCCGCTGGACGAGAAGCTCTCGGTGGAGCGGCATGGCAGCGCTCCGGTGGCGCGGCTGCTGGAGGCGGGGCTGCTGTCGCCTCAGAGCCTGGTGGCGCATGCGGGGCACCTGGGCTGGGGCGACCTGGCGCAGGTGATCAGCACGGGCACGTGGCTGGTGCACACGCCGCGCTCCAACCAGCGGCTCGAGGTGGGCTATGCGCCGGCGCTGAAGTTCGGCGCGCGCGCGACACTGGGGGCGGACGGCCTGTCCGCGGATCTGTTCGCGGAGGCCCAGGCGGCGTACCTGCGCTCGCGCGAGGCGGGGCAGCCCATCGATGTGCTGCGCTACCTGGCCAACGGGCACCGGCTGGCGGCGCAGGCGTTCGGGCAGCAGGTGGGGATGCTGCGCGAGGGCGCCCTGGCGGATCTGCTCGTCCTGGACTACCTGCCGGCCACGCCGCTCACGGCGGAGAACCTGGCCTGGCACGTGGTGTACGGCCTGGGAGCCCGGCACGTGGAGGCGGTGATGGTGGATGGCATCTGGCGCGTCTGGGCGCGCCGGCCGCTGTCGGTGAACCCGATGGTGGTGGCGGACCAGGCGCGAGAGGCGGCTGGCGCGGTATGGGCGAGGATGGCGGGTAAGTGA
- a CDS encoding peroxiredoxin produces MILPLLVTGFFLSAVPQVGDTAPDFTVTDTDGKQHTLSELVKQGPVILAFFPKAFTSGCTRELTAYRDRYADIEKLKGQVLAISMDDAETLKRFKAELKAPFAFIPDPDGKVVKDYDVKTPVVSFAQRYTFVIGEGRKILKVDSGKDAIDPSGAVAACPLSKPGSKPDARTPPDARAP; encoded by the coding sequence ATGATTCTCCCCCTTCTGGTGACAGGCTTCTTCTTGAGTGCCGTCCCTCAGGTGGGTGACACGGCTCCGGACTTCACCGTGACGGACACCGACGGCAAGCAGCACACGCTGTCGGAGCTGGTGAAGCAGGGCCCGGTCATCCTGGCGTTCTTCCCCAAGGCGTTCACATCGGGTTGCACGCGCGAGCTCACGGCGTATCGGGACCGTTACGCGGACATCGAGAAGCTCAAAGGCCAGGTCCTGGCCATCTCCATGGATGATGCAGAGACGTTGAAGCGGTTCAAGGCAGAGCTGAAGGCGCCGTTTGCCTTCATCCCCGACCCTGATGGGAAGGTGGTGAAGGACTACGACGTGAAGACACCGGTCGTGTCCTTCGCGCAGCGCTACACCTTCGTCATTGGCGAAGGCCGGAAGATCCTCAAGGTGGACTCGGGCAAGGACGCCATCGATCCTTCGGGAGCGGTGGCGGCGTGCCCTCTGAGCAAGCCGGGCTCGAAGCCCGACGCGAGGACTCCGCCGGACGCGAGAGCCCCCTGA